The following are encoded together in the Variovorax sp. PBS-H4 genome:
- a CDS encoding LysR substrate-binding domain-containing protein — protein sequence MQHSQTHLRSRPISAGHLRAFEAVARHLNFRAAAEEMALTQSAVSRQIQSLEEEVGVGLFLRHTRAVELTSAGAQLLLAVQQALPRIDGAVRQIRQSAGRKSVSLTTFASFASMWLIPRLEAFQRDNPEIDIRIDASDSALDLDLADIDIALRYGPGENMPAGSIRLFGENLTPVASPWLIKSNPPIRTPADIARFALIEAGDAHRTHLEWLTWRRWFEVNDLQRAQPKRWLYFNYAYQMVQAALTGQGVVLARSSLIAESLANGDLVEVLPQHRMDSPMAYWLIVGPRSAQRPEIQAFRDWLEAQAATTRQTIGEVPDPDTVDQLD from the coding sequence ATGCAGCATTCCCAGACCCACCTGCGCTCACGCCCGATCTCGGCTGGCCACCTGCGGGCCTTCGAGGCCGTGGCCCGGCATCTCAACTTTCGCGCTGCGGCCGAGGAGATGGCGCTGACCCAGTCCGCCGTCAGCCGGCAGATCCAGTCGCTCGAAGAAGAAGTGGGTGTGGGCTTGTTCCTGCGGCATACGCGCGCCGTCGAGCTCACCAGCGCCGGCGCCCAGCTGCTGCTGGCGGTGCAGCAGGCGCTGCCGCGCATCGACGGCGCCGTGCGGCAGATCCGGCAGAGCGCGGGGCGCAAGAGCGTCTCGCTCACGACCTTTGCCTCCTTCGCCTCGATGTGGCTGATCCCTCGGCTGGAAGCCTTCCAGCGCGACAACCCGGAGATCGACATCCGCATCGACGCCAGCGATTCCGCGCTCGACCTGGACCTCGCCGACATCGATATCGCCCTGCGCTATGGCCCCGGCGAGAACATGCCGGCGGGCTCGATACGCCTGTTCGGCGAGAACCTCACGCCGGTGGCCAGCCCCTGGCTGATCAAGAGCAACCCGCCGATCAGGACGCCGGCCGACATTGCGCGGTTTGCACTCATCGAGGCCGGTGATGCGCACCGCACGCACCTCGAATGGCTGACATGGCGGCGCTGGTTCGAGGTCAACGACCTGCAGCGCGCGCAGCCCAAGCGCTGGCTCTACTTCAACTATGCCTATCAGATGGTGCAGGCCGCGCTCACCGGGCAGGGCGTGGTGCTGGCGCGCAGCTCGCTGATCGCCGAGAGCCTGGCCAACGGCGACCTGGTGGAAGTGCTGCCGCAGCACCGCATGGATTCACCGATGGCCTATTGGCTGATCGTCGGCCCGCGCAGCGCACAGCGGCCCGAGATCCAGGCCTTTCGCGACTGGCTCGAGGCCCAGGCGGCCACCACGCGGCAGACCATCGGGGAGGTGCCCGACCCCGACACCGTGGATCAGCTCGACTGA
- a CDS encoding Crp/Fnr family transcriptional regulator: MTFDYPALSHPPTGQNPCDRCLLRSNPAFLPITSEELRLIESFRTGTRIVEAGRPLIEEDRPSPSLYTIYSGWAFRFKTLSDGRRQILGFLLPGDFVGLQDEFAESHTHGVEAVTDIAVCCFARERLWELFHAQPKLGYHITWLAAREEKIVDDNLVTAGRRNAGERVAMLLMHLYRRAERVGMARGGWVQFPFNQQHIADALGLSLVHTNKTLRRLQQLGLYKLEAGWLRILEPHALETLGDYFDRPLQATPLI, encoded by the coding sequence GTGACTTTCGACTATCCAGCGCTCAGTCATCCGCCGACCGGTCAGAACCCTTGCGACCGCTGCCTGCTGCGCTCCAATCCCGCCTTCCTGCCCATCACGAGCGAGGAATTGCGCCTCATCGAATCCTTTCGCACCGGTACGCGCATCGTCGAGGCCGGCCGGCCGCTGATCGAGGAGGACCGACCCAGCCCCTCGCTCTACACGATCTACTCCGGCTGGGCCTTCCGATTCAAGACGCTGAGCGACGGCCGCCGGCAGATCCTGGGCTTCCTGCTTCCGGGGGATTTCGTCGGGCTGCAGGACGAGTTCGCCGAAAGCCACACGCATGGCGTCGAAGCGGTGACCGACATCGCAGTCTGTTGCTTCGCCCGCGAGCGCCTGTGGGAGCTGTTCCATGCCCAGCCCAAGCTGGGTTACCACATCACCTGGCTGGCGGCGCGCGAGGAGAAGATCGTGGACGACAACCTCGTGACCGCCGGCCGCCGCAATGCGGGCGAGCGCGTCGCGATGCTGCTGATGCATCTCTACCGGCGCGCCGAGCGAGTCGGCATGGCGCGCGGGGGCTGGGTCCAGTTTCCATTCAACCAGCAGCACATCGCCGATGCGCTCGGGCTGTCGCTGGTGCACACCAACAAGACCTTGAGGCGGCTGCAGCAACTGGGGTTGTACAAGCTCGAAGCCGGATGGCTGCGCATCCTCGAGCCCCATGCGCTGGAGACCCTGGGCGACTACTTCGATCGGCCGCTGCAGGCGACGCCGCTGATCTGA
- a CDS encoding DUF2917 domain-containing protein: protein MSAACTTSTFPSSPALATRPAAVPPAVRRGAWQLAAGEATSLRASKASILRIRQGRVWVTRDATAQWGSEDLVLAPGETLRVESGERIVMEPWDGQGATYSWDLASAADRA from the coding sequence ATGTCCGCCGCCTGCACCACCTCCACATTTCCGTCGTCCCCGGCCCTCGCTACCCGTCCGGCTGCTGTTCCGCCGGCCGTTCGTCGCGGTGCGTGGCAACTGGCGGCGGGCGAGGCGACCAGCCTCAGGGCATCGAAGGCGAGCATCCTGCGCATCCGGCAGGGACGCGTCTGGGTCACGCGGGACGCCACCGCCCAATGGGGCAGCGAGGACCTGGTGCTGGCACCGGGCGAGACCTTGCGGGTCGAATCCGGCGAGCGCATCGTCATGGAGCCGTGGGACGGCCAGGGCGCTACCTACAGTTGGGATCTCGCGTCGGCCGCCGATCGGGCCTAG
- a CDS encoding 5-formyltetrahydrofolate cyclo-ligase, whose amino-acid sequence MDKSKGADTSATANFLKQQLRSALVAQRLAMPDRLARADLLQRVMRIWLVGRPDTVIGAYWPIKGEFDPLPALHRWKEDGELQGEPQRRRIGLPVMDKVHKTLTFHAWHPGCPMEEDAFGIPKPKDTELIVPTLLFVPCVGYSAGGYRLGYGGGFYDRTLAALEPRPFTVGLGFTQGFLEDFEPEPHDLPLDAILNDNGVVWPVG is encoded by the coding sequence ATGGACAAGTCAAAGGGCGCCGACACCTCGGCAACTGCCAACTTTCTCAAGCAACAGCTGCGTTCCGCACTGGTTGCGCAACGGCTTGCCATGCCCGACCGGCTCGCGCGCGCCGACCTGCTGCAGCGCGTGATGCGGATCTGGCTGGTGGGCCGGCCCGACACGGTGATCGGCGCCTACTGGCCGATCAAGGGCGAATTCGATCCGCTGCCGGCGCTGCACCGGTGGAAGGAAGACGGCGAGTTGCAGGGGGAACCGCAGCGCCGCCGCATCGGACTGCCGGTGATGGACAAGGTGCACAAGACCCTGACCTTTCATGCCTGGCATCCGGGCTGCCCGATGGAAGAGGACGCTTTTGGCATTCCGAAGCCCAAGGACACGGAGCTGATCGTGCCCACGCTGCTCTTCGTGCCCTGCGTCGGCTACAGCGCCGGCGGCTACCGGCTCGGCTACGGCGGCGGCTTCTACGACCGGACCCTGGCGGCGCTGGAACCGCGGCCCTTCACGGTCGGGCTGGGCTTCACCCAGGGTTTCCTCGAGGACTTCGAGCCGGAGCCGCATGACCTGCCGCTGGACGCAATCCTCAACGACAACGGAGTGGTCTGGCCGGTGGGTTGA
- a CDS encoding BLUF domain-containing protein, translating into MTELHEILYCSMLAPDQRTDVVGQIVAQARARNEREGITGLLVFDGMRFCQHFEGPRRNVLRLMERLETDSRHVRMRVVYEGELLQRRYHRFDLGLAEVEDSDDIAVVEQFDGQEALARFLALRPRLDI; encoded by the coding sequence ATGACAGAACTCCACGAGATCCTCTACTGCAGCATGCTGGCCCCGGACCAGCGCACCGACGTGGTAGGCCAGATCGTGGCTCAGGCGCGCGCCCGAAATGAAAGGGAGGGCATCACCGGCCTGCTGGTCTTCGACGGCATGCGCTTCTGCCAACACTTCGAAGGCCCGCGCCGCAACGTGCTGCGCCTGATGGAGCGGCTAGAGACGGACTCCAGGCACGTGCGGATGCGGGTGGTGTACGAGGGCGAACTCTTGCAACGCCGCTACCACAGGTTCGATCTGGGGCTCGCCGAAGTGGAAGACAGCGACGACATTGCAGTCGTCGAGCAGTTCGACGGGCAAGAGGCGCTCGCGCGCTTTCTGGCGCTGCGCCCCAGGCTGGACATCTGA